Within Aspergillus oryzae RIB40 DNA, chromosome 2, the genomic segment ACGCAAGCTAGCCGTGAGGACGAACTGACCGACAGCAGCACAGAAGCCGCTTaggaaggcattgaagggCTGTTTTGGATTATCGATTAGCATATCATCTTTATCTCCTTATTCCAATAATAACGATTGTATATCAATGGCCCATCGGAAATAGTCAAGACACCGGTAGcaatgatgtatgtatgtatgtagtaTATCGTAGTCTGAGGGAAAAGTAGAATATATCAAACGTACATGGTTGCCCGCAACAACACAGTAGACGAATTGGATACCACCGACAAGAACCAGGAATGCCATGAAGACATCCAGGAGCATTGTTCGTTGCGGCGTGGTCGCCAGGTACTGCTGCCAGACGGTGTGGATGATGTCGGAGACGGAGGAGTTGGCCGTGAGGGTCTTGGGGCCGGAGGAGAGGGATTTGGTCCCGGTGGGAGTCGCcgtggcggcggtggtgcgTTTCACAGGCATGGCGGCGTTGGTGGTGTGTATGTTTCTCGCGCGAGGAGCGGACTGATGGCGTTGCTGGGGGTCGCTGATGAAGCTACTGTGTACAATACTGTACACTGTGGCCGCGGCATTGGTTCCGGTTTCAGATCACGTGATTTATAGTCCGAGACGCGTACTACGTAAGACGTTGCAATGATCGGGAGGATAAGTGtatctttattttctttattGAAGATAGGTGGCTATTTGTTATTGGAAAGTATAGGTATCATTTTTTTAGCCCATGGGTTCAATGTGGCATACTATACATTGCACTATAATACAGGGAATCATAGACTGCGGGCCACTATGTCATAGAGCGTGTAACCCCCTAAACCCAGATCAACTGGACAGAGCACCACGCAGTCGTACATCGTAGATCGTATATCATTATGATTGGAGAGTTTTTTCATGACGTGAACCAAGCCAAGAGGTAGAGGTGAGAGGCATTCGCATTACAGGAGTTAAAGAGGTGAGAGCTGGTATAGATAACCATCATGCAAACCAGACTTTTTGTCAACCTGCACCTGAGGAGGATAGAACGTAAGAGTGACCGCCAGGGTCACAGTCGAGGCATCAATGAGGCACACCCAGGCCCGGTAACATTAGGTGTCTATTCATCAGGTAAACCAGCCCGAAACATTGTTTGGGATGTTGCCCATAGGATTTGTGGGCTGTACATCTTGCATGTCCATCTGAAAATCGCGCATCACTTGATCCCATTCGTCCCAGTTGAGCTGCAAGTTAGACGAATCTTGTTGGAACTCAGGTGGCAGAGTAGTTCCCTCGGGAATACTAATCGCTGGCGCCGGATTGGCAGCCGGTTGCTGACCAAGAGAATCTCCAGGCGTCGGCAAAGAAAGCCAGTCCACCTCAGGGAACAAGTCACTCATCACTCCCATTGGTCCTCCTTTTCTGAAATCGATGTCACCCAATGATGGGTTACTCGATGTAGTAACAGGCAAGGTGCTGGGTGAAAACTGGAAATCTGGGATGCGTGGCAAAACTGGGGGATCCATAATCTTCGGCCCTTCAGGAATGCTGAGAGATGCAGTACTGGAAGACGTGGCCGGGCCGGGCCCAGGCTGAGTATGCATCTGTTGCTGTAGCTTAGCTCGGTGATCGGCTGCTCGTTTCATCAGCCGGGCGAGCGGCCGCCAGAGCATGCCTTTTTTATGTTTTGCTGTCTGCAACCATCTCCCATAGAGTGTGCTCACGGCGGACCAAGCCCGCTCAGTCAGAGGATTTATGGGACGCACACAGAGTTCGGCCAAGACGAAGGCAATCGCATGCCACTGCATATTAATTGCAAACATCCAGTCCCATTTCTGTGTGTTCTTATCGGACGTTAACAAACATGCAAATTCAGCTACCTCAACCGAAGTAAGAAAGAGACTTTCGCGAGAAGAGTTGGTCAAGTTTATCCCCTGATATGGCCTTGTCATCGGATGGTGGACCACCAGCCACAACTTTGTCAGGATAAGGCGAGCAACTGTCGCAGTGACCCATTGGATCGGAACGTTCATATCGCAATGTTGGATATACCTTTCCTCGATACGCTTGTTCACGATTTGGATCAAGTTGCCGCATTTCTCAGGGGAGGGCTGTTGAGGTCCTGGAATATTAGTATTTGGACATGTATAGCTCACCCGCCGAAGGGCAACAGTGATCTCAAAGCGCATGAGACTGAAACTCATTTCGGTAAAACTATTCCTCTCTTCAGGTGGCTCCTGCATCTCAGGGTagatgtcatcatcattgatattcaatgGAAGCCGCGTATCGTACATTCTTTCGGTAATTTGAGTCTCGGTGCCATGATCCTCGGATGACCGAATGTCCAGCAGTCCGATATGCCACCACAATCGTCGCCGCATCTCCGTCTCAAAGGGTTTGAGACCAAAGTTCGTTCCATCTCGGTGCAGTCCTAGGCCTTGGGCCAGTCGGATGACGAGAGAAGTCATAGACCAAACAAATTTGGTATCATCTTCTCGGCGTACCGCAACCAGAAAAATCACAGCAGCTTGCAGGAGCATCAGGCTTTGAGTATTTAAAAGGTTCGCCTTAGAAAGTGCCTGTTCGACAGCGAACCGATATCGACTCACGGCAGTGTCGCGCTCTTCTCCTAGCAGAGTAAGGCATTGTTCCGGTGTCAAACTTACTATCGTTACGAAATACATCGAGAGTAACAAAGCTTCGGAGTTTTTGTCCAGCGAGTCGGGATGGTCAGTGGCGTTCGTAAATAATTGCTTAGCCGACGGCTTATGAACAATGGGTAACAATGGATCCACATTCTCCAAATAGGCCTGCCAAAGCAAGGGCACTTTCATTGGTGGGGGATGGAAGCTACGAAGTGAATGTGAAAGCGAGTAGAATCCAAACAGGAACCCATCGTGGTTCGTTGAATgagtcgaagaagacgcCGGGGAGggatgatcttcatcctcagaCGATGAAGGGTCCAACAGGTCCTGAAGCTCTTCAATCTAATGCCAAGTTAGTATT encodes:
- a CDS encoding putative C6 transcription factor (predicted protein), whose protein sequence is MSFPPAESTQSANHSHYGSDPLLRTSPQAISHASQDNGQRSCITCRRRKVRCNKKCPCVNCVKAGIECVFPPPGRAPRKSKRPHDAELLLRLKRLEGVIEHLSEKNASHSTVPSPTQQRSGSAPTAECPGSAEPQSAEPDGCPFDPKRKPRNLEHEFGRLVIEEGRSRYVSNRLWASLGDEIEELQDLLDPSSSEDEDHPSPASSSTHSTNHDGFLFGFYSLSHSLRSFHPPPMKVPLLWQAYLENVDPLLPIVHKPSAKQLFTNATDHPDSLDKNSEALLLSMYFVTIVSLTPEQCLTLLGEERDTAVSRYRFAVEQALSKANLLNTQSLMLLQAAVIFLVAVRREDDTKFVWSMTSLVIRLAQGLGLHRDGTNFGLKPFETEMRRRLWWHIGLLDIRSSEDHGTETQITERMYDTRLPLNINDDDIYPEMQEPPEERNSFTEMSFSLMRFEITVALRRVSYTCPNTNIPGPQQPSPEKCGNLIQIVNKRIEERYIQHCDMNVPIQWVTATVARLILTKLWLVVHHPMTRPYQGINLTNSSRESLFLTSVEVAEFACLLTSDKNTQKWDWMFAINMQWHAIAFVLAELCVRPINPLTERAWSAVSTLYGRWLQTAKHKKGMLWRPLARLMKRAADHRAKLQQQMHTQPGPGPATSSSTASLSIPEGPKIMDPPVLPRIPDFQFSPSTLPVTTSSNPSLGDIDFRKGGPMGVMSDLFPEVDWLSLPTPGDSLGQQPAANPAPAISIPEGTTLPPEFQQDSSNLQLNWDEWDQVMRDFQMDMQDVQPTNPMGNIPNNVSGWFT